In the genome of Acidobacteriota bacterium, the window ATATGAACAAAACAAAATCTTCATAGGTTCTCCTATGTTAATCCACCCCGGGACGTGCGTAGCTATTGAAACGGCCTTCGAATTCGATTTTGAACCCGTTATCTTATCGCTCCTGCTATCGGGCTTGAGGCTGAGGCGTAGAGGCGTTTTGGCATGCGGCCCGAAAGGTAAGCGAGGCGGCCGGCCTCTACGGCGAGTTTCATTGCGGTAGCCATCTGTGCCGCGTCTCCGGCTTCGGCGATGGCGGTGTTCATCAGGATCGCGTCGGCGCCGAGCTCCATCGCGATCGCCGCGTCCGAAGGCACACCGACCCCGGCATCGACGATGATCGTCGCGTCCGGCAGTTGTTCGCGCATTATTCGCAGATTTGCCGGGTTCTGCACGCCCAATCCCGAACCGATCGGCGCCGCCAGCGGCATCACCGCCGGGCAGCCCGCATCAAGCAGCTTTTTCGCCATAATCAGGTCGTCGGAAAAATACGGCAGCACGATGAAGCCCTCTTTGACCAAGACCCGAGCCGCCTCGAGCGTCTGCTCGTTGTCCGGCAGGAGCGTTACGGGGTCGCCGATCACCTCAAGCTTTATCCAGTCGGTTTCGAGAGCCTCGCGGGCCAAACGCGAAGTCCGAATCGCGTGCTCGGCGTCGTAACAGCCGGCCGTATTCGGCAGGATCTGCATCGCCGGGTCAAGGTGGTCGAGAAACGATTCCGTCTTCCGGTCGAGCGGAACGCGGTTGACCGCGACCGTGACCATCTCAGCCCCCGAAGCCCGGTGCGCCGCCTTCATCTCATCGAACGACCGATACTTTCCCGTCCCGATGATCAGCCGAGACCCGAAGGTCTTACCCGCAAGAGTGAATCCACAGTCCATAGCGCAATGTTATCAGAGAAAAGGAGAAGAGGAGAAAATGAGAGTACCCGATCTACGTTTCCGGAGTCATCTACGGGGAGCCGGCTTGTTGGCAAAAACCCATTGCTTTGAATTGGCAGCCATAGACACCAACATCGCAATTACTTCATCAAACGACCTGTACAGTTCCGTGGCGATATCTCTCTCTATGTATTCGCATTTGACGGCAAACTCAAGCCATGTCTGCGTCTCGGCCGCTTCGCCTTCGGCATCATTCAGTTTTGCGATGAAGGCTGCTTCATAACGCCGCTTCCGCCAAGCCTCAGCGAGATTTGCACAGACTGAACGCGATGAACGCCGGATCTGGTCCGTCATCGAATATGTTTCCTCTTTCGGAAACCGTTTCGTCAGTTCGAAAATGAGCATTGCGGCCGCAAATGCTTTTCGATACACCTCAAGTTCCTGATGCCGCGTGATCTTCATCGTCCGAACCTGAGCTCTGTTCTCCCCTTCTCCTCTTCCCCTTTTCTCCTCTTCTCTCCACTAGCCGCCGCCGACGAAGTGAACGACTTCGATCCGATCCTCGGAGCTGACTGTCGTCTGTTTCCAGTCCTTTCTGCTAATTACCTCTTTGTTGAGCTCGACCGCTACACGCTGCCGCGGCAATGAAAAAAGATCGAGAAGCCGGTCAAGCGTGACCTCGCTCTCGATCTCTTTCTTTTCACCGTTCAAAATTATCGTAACCATGCGTTACGACAATTTTCGCTTATCTGCCCGCGAATTCAAACCTTGCGGCATTCTAGCCGTGCTCGATCGGCCGGCGGACCTCCGCTTCCTCGCCCTCGCTCATCGCCCTGACCATGAACGCGGCCCGGCCCGTGTTGAACCGCGGGAATTGGACATTTATCCGGGCGATGCCGTTCGTGTCGGTGCTGGCGTGAAAGATCAGCGGCCGAAACGCGGTCCCAAGCACCTTGACCATTATCTGTGCGTTGCCGACGACGCGCCGCTCGCCGCTGCGGAGCACCATTATCGTCACCGAACGGCGGTCGCCGCCTTTGAATTTCGCGTCGCCGACCAGTTCGATGGTTAGCCGATCGGTTTGGGCCCGATCGCGCCTGCAAGGTCGCTAACAACCGCAACAGCATGTTCGGGTGCGACAATCGGTTCCTCTATGACCTCGACCGCATCTACCAGCAGTTCTTCTATCTCGATCAGCGGATCGGCAAAAACGTCGGCCTCGGCCTCGGGCATCGGTATCGGGATACCGTTGTCGCGGGTCTCGAACGGGTCAAAGGGCTTTGCGATCGGCTCGGGAATCACCCTGGTTCAGCAACCGCCACCGTTCCGTTGCGCTATCGCCGGTTCGCCGGCGGACATTCGCTTCAGGTCCTCGATCCTACCGGCCTTTATTGCCGCGCAGATCAGCCTGTGCTGACGGTTCAGCCGCTCCTCGAGCGCCTTTTCGTCAAAGCCATTCTTTAATAGGTCGTCGTAGGGCGACCGCTTGGCGGCAAGTATCGTCCCGCGGTCATAGACCAGCGAGAGAATTATCGGCCGCTCAAGGCCTTTATCTTCGGTCTGAACGTGATACGTAACACCTTCAAACTCGATATCTGTATTGAATCCTGAGATCACTTGGGTTAATCGGCAGCGGAGCGGAAAGGAAAATGTGTGAGGCGGCTCCTCGAAACCATTTTGAAATTAGCACGAAAAACACTTATGGGTCAATATTTTTTGATGCATTCGGCGCGCTTCGCAACGTCGGCGATGGCGTCGAATGTCCGCAAACGCCGCGGAACGCCGAAATCTATGTGCCTTGACACTATCAAGGGGTTAACATACGATTTACTTTGAATCGAAGACAAGGGATCAGCACAGCGAAGCGTTGAGGTTTGATCTTCGATGCGTTTCCGGTCCCTGCTCCAAGGACGAAAATGGCCACATTCAACCTAATGGATTACGCCCCGATCGGCTTGATGTTCATCGTCGCGCTCGGGTTTGGACTTAGCCAGCTTCTCGTAACTCAGCTCATCGGCCCGCGAAAGCGGACCGCGACCAAGCTGATGCCCTACGAGTGCGGTAAGGACCCGGTCGGCTCCGCCCGCGACCGCTTCTCGATCAAGTTTTATGTGGTCGCCGTCACCTTTCTTCTCTTCGACCTCGAAATTCTTTTCATGATCCCGTTCGCCGTCGCGTTCAAATCGCTGCTCGGCATTGAGAAGATGACCGGCGTAATGTATGGCACCATTGCCTTTATCGGGATTATGATCTTCTTGGCAACGGTCGTTATCGGATTGGTTTACGACTGGAAGAAAGGAGCATTTGACTGGAGTTCGCAGGCTCGGGCCTCGGCAAGGCTCAGGCGATCGCGATGCGAAAATCGCGGTCAGAGAGGTTGATGGCCACGGCGACCTTCAGCGTGCGGCCTAATAAGAACAAGTATGGGTTTAGAGAACAAAATCTTCGAGTCGCTCCCGGACGTCCTGACCGTCAAGCTTGATGCCGTCGTCAATTGGGCACGCAAATCGAGCCTCTGGCCGGCGACCTTCGGCCTCGCCTGCTGTGCCATCGAGATGATGAACACGGTCTCGGCCCGCAACGACCTTTCGCGCTTCGGTGCGGAAACCTTCCGGGCAAGCCCGCGGCAGGCGGACGTAATGATCGTCTCGGGCCGCGTTTCGCGTAAGATGGCCCCGGTGCTCCGCCGCATCTATGACCAGATGCCCGAGCCGAAATGGGTCATCTCAATGGGCGCTTGTGCGACCTCGGGCGGCGTTTTTGATAACTACGCCATCGTTCAGGGCGTTGACAAGATCGTGCCGGTCGATGTTTACGTGCCGGGCTGCCCGCCGCGGCCCGAAATGCTCGTCCATGCCATCACGATGCTGCAGGACAAGATAATGAAGGAATCGGTCAAGGATCGGACCGATACCATTGAGTCAGAATCCCGCGAGTCCTTGGTCCCGGGCACGCTTCCCGTCACGGAAGGCACTGCCCTCGAACGCGAGACCGAGGTCGAGGTTGCTCAGAATAATGTTTCGCGGCCCTATACGATCCCGTCGCGGCACGAACGCCGCCGGTCGTTCTAGGCTGCATTTGTTTCGAGGTCCTTAATTTATTGGGTTCGGCACGCCTTGCGAGGTGTGCCTTTTATCGGATTATGACCGAAAAACTCCACGAATTCGTGGAAACACTCAAAATTGCAAACCCCGAATGGGTCGGTGATGTAAAGGACGCCCTCGGCGAAGTGACCGTTACCGTTCCGCGTGAACATATCTTTGCCGCCTGCGAGTTTCTTCGCGATTCGCTTGGCTTTGATCTGCTTGCGGATCTTTGCGGTTGCGACCGCGGGCCGGAGGAGGAGCCGAGGTTCGAGGTGAACTATCACCTTTTCTCGACAACGCACCACAAACGGCTTCGGCTCAAGGTACTCCTCAGCGAGGACGACCCAAATGTCGAGAGCGTTGTGCCGATATGGAAAACGGCCGATTGGCATGAACGCGAGACCTTCGACCTGGTCGGCGTTATTTTTGAGAATCACCCGGACTTGAGAAGGATCCTGCTGCCGTCCGACTTCGACGGCCATGCATTGAGAAAAGATTACCCGCTGCGCGGCTATGAGCCAATGACATCAGCAGTTGAAACCATTGCCGCAGATTTCGACGCGATCGACGAGCCCGTTTGAAACGCAGATGACGCTTTCAATGGGCCCGCAGCACCCCTCGACCCACGGCGTGCTCCGGCTTGATCTGCGGCTTGACGGCGAGCTTGTCGTCAAGGCCATTCCGGACATCGGTTATCTCCATACCGGAATGGAGAAGCTCTTCGAATACAAGAAATATCAGCAGGGCATCGTCATCACCGACCGGATGGATTACCTCAATCCGCTCGGCAATAACCTTGTTTATGTGATGGCGGCGGAGAAGTTGCGCGATCGAGATCCCCGAACGGGCTCAGGTCGTCCGCGTGCTGATGTGCGAACTCCAGCGGATCGCCTCGCACATGGTCTGGCTCGGTACGCACTGCCTTGATATCGGTGCGATGTCGGTGTTTTTCTATTGCTTCCGCCAGCGTGAAAAGATCCTTAACTTGATCGAGGCAGCCTCGGGCGGGCGAATGACGCCGAGCTATTTCCGAATCGGCGGGCTGATGATGGACCTTCCCGCGGGGTTTGACAGGCGAGTTCGGCAATTTCTGGAAGATTTTCCGGAAGGGATGCAAACTTTCGACACGCTCGTGACCGGAAACCGCATTTGGCAGAGCCGGACCAAGGATATTGCTACATCAGCAAAGAAGATGCCATTTCATGGGGCCTCACCGGTCCGTGCCTCCGGGCAAGCGGTGTCGACCTCGACCTTCGCCGCGATAATCCTTACACGGGTTACGAGACCTACGATTTCGATGTCCCGGTGGAAACGGGCGGCGACGTTTGGGGCCCGCTTTATGGTCCGGATGCGTGAGCTCGAAGAAAGCTACAAGATCGTTCGGCAGGCACCCTGACCGGCCCAAACCCGGCCCGATCAAGGCCGATGCCCTGAAGGTGGTTTTGCCCGACCGCGACGATATGCGGAAGCATATGGACTCGCTGATCCACCACTTCCTGATCGTCGCCGAGGGCTTTAATGTACCTCCCGGCGAAGTATATTTTCCGATCGAGGCTTCAAAAGGCGAGCTCGGCGTTTATATGAAATCCAACGGCGGGCCGAAGCCCGAACGCGTGCACTTCCGCGGCCCGAGCTTCGTAAACCTCGCCGCTTTGCCCGTAATGAGCGAAGGCGAAATGGTCGCGGACGTAGTAGCGATCATCGGCAGTTTGGATATCGTTTTGGGAGAGATCGATAGATGAAATCCCCAGTCTTACAAGCTTTCGGACTGAATCTATTGTTTTCCGCAGCTGTCCTTCTTCTTTTGTTTGATGTGGCGGCAGCGGGACAGAATAAGACTTGCGGTTTATCGTTAAAAGTGGTTGATGCAGTCGGAAAAAAAGAGATAGCTGAAGCATATGCCGAAGCATATGCTTCAGAGCTCTCAAGAGCGTTCTACGCCTACCCCGAGGGCTCGAACCATACTTTTGAAAACCTGGAATCGGGCTATTATCTGTTTACGGTGCAGAAACGAGGCTACAAGGTCAGCAGGTATTTCAAGCATCTCGACTGCTCTGATTTAGAATTAGATCGAAAGGAGTCGATTTTGATTCCTCTTCATGAAGGAAACATAAGCGAGCAAGAGGATGTAACCCCAAGACCCAACGCCACCACGAGTGGTTCGAGCCGATTCACCGATGTTGGAAAAAAACCCTCTCTCGAGGACCTGGCTCGCCTAGCTAATTATTTAAACTTTCTCGCCGCCGAACTGGGTAGGCCAAACTATCCGCCCGCAGCGAGGGCAGTTAAGGCCGCGGGTCTCGTGACAGTTCACGTAATAGTGAATGAAAAAGGAGAGATAGAATCGGCTGAAGCATGGACGGGACACCCGCTTCTGCGAGCGGCCGCCAAACAGGCAGCACAGAAATCGAGGTTTGATCCCGTATTGGTCAGGAACAAACCGATTAAGATACAAGGTTTCATTGTATATAATTTTGTCCCCTAGCGAATGAGATGGCAACAGCAACACCTACAAGTTATACCGACCAAATAGTTTACACGGACGAGGTGGCTGAGTTCTCGCCCGAGGTCGTCGATGAGATGCGGTCGCATCTTGCCAAGTATCCGTCCGACCGGACCCGCTCGGCGCTGATCCCGCTGCTGTTCGTCATTCAGCGGGAACGCGGCTATGTCGATAATCCGGGCGTCAACTTTCTGGCCAAGTTCCTGAACCTCGAAGTTACCGACGTTTGGGAGACGGCGACGTTTTATTCGATGTTCAATCTTCGAAAGGTCGGCCGCCACCACATCCAGATATGTAAGACGCTCTCGTGCAAGATAATGGGCGAGCCCGACATAACCGACCATATCTGCTCAAAGCTCGGCATTCATCCCGGCGAAACGACCGCGGACGGCAAGTTTACCGTCTCGCTTGTCGAATGCCTCGGCAGCTGCGGCACGGCTCCGATGATGCAGATCGGTTTCGATTACCACGAAGATTTAACGGTGGAGAAAGTGGACGGCATTCTTGCTTCGTTGAAGTAAGCTTTACTAATGAGCAACATTTACAAATTGCCGCTTGTACTTGAACCGCAGCCCGAAGGAGGGTGGACGATCACCTGCCCGATCCTTCCCGGTTTGATCACAGAGGCCGATACCGTGGAAGAGATAGATGTAAATGTTCACGATGCTCTTGAAGCTTTGATCGAAGGTTATCACGATCTAGGGCAGCCGTTACCCGAAGTATTGCGGCCGCTTTCGACGAATGTGCCGGTCATGACCGATGCTCTTCTAGAGCTTAAGGCCGCATGAGATATCGTGAGGTCACGAAGAAATTGAGCAAGTTAGGCTGCCTTGAAACGAGTAGCAGTGGCAGAAGCGGCGGTTCGCATCGGAAGTGGTACAACCCATTTCAGTCGCCGATCGTTGTAGTTTCGGTCCCCGACTGGGGGAGTAAGGACCTCAAGACCGGAACGCTTCGGCGGATCGTTAAAGATTTGGGTTTCGATTGGGAAGAGTTTACGAGTGCGTAGCTTCGATGGATCGGAACGAATAGTTCAAGGATCATTTATGACCAACGGTGAACTCATAAAAGGCGTTTACGATGCATTTGCGACCGGCGATGTCCCGGGCGTTTTGGGAGCGTTCGACCCGAATATCTCATGGACCGAGGCCGCGGGGTTTATGTATGCCGGCACTTATGAAGGTCCGCAGGCCGTTCTTAAGAATGTATTTATGCGGCTCGGGACCGAATGGGAAGGCTTTGCCGCCGTCCCGGAAAAGATAGTGGACGGCGGCGATGGGAACGTCATCGCGACCGGCACATATTCGGGCAAGTTCAATGAAACGGGCAAAACGACAAAGGTCCCGTTCGCCCATGAGTGGGAGATCCGCGACGGAAAGGTCGTCCGCTTTCGTCAGCACACGGATACGCTGATGATACATCGCGATCTTGGGTTGTAGATTGCTCCGGCTGCGTCGTTGATTGAGGATCTGGCGCAGTAATGATCGCCAACAGGAAGCGAAAATGCGACTTGTTTTTGCTCTCATTCTTTTGATCTTTGTTTGTTGTCTGGTTGGGTGTAGTGGGGTGGCTTATCGTTTGCCCGGTTCGAACATGGCTCCGACGATCACTCCCGACGACATGGCGGTCGTAAACCCGGTTCACTATACGTTCAACGACGTCGAGCGGTTTGACATTGTTGTTTTCGAGGCCCCGGAGGAGATCAAGTTGATTTCACGCGAGCCTGGTATGCGTCTGATGATGCGTGTTATTGGCCTTCCGGGTGAAGTTGTTGAGCTTAGTGATGGAGAGGTGTTGATTAACGGGAAGAAGTTGATTCAGGAATTTGATGTAACGATTGAAAGAAAGAACTTTTGGGCCGATAACCGTTGAACCGAATAAGTACTTTCTGCTGGTGACAATCGACCAGAAAGCTTAGATAGCCGACAATGGAAAGATCCGACGATTGAACGAAGCCAGATCTATTCAAAAGTAGTTCAGATAAAAAGGGCTTCTACAACGGAAACTAAGATGGAAATCAAAGCAATAGGCTGCGAACCTCTCTCGCTAAAGCGTGTCTATATCGAAAATGGCCACACGCTCAAGGTTTATCGCGAGACGGGCGGTTATAGATCGCTGGAGAAGGCGATCGGAATGACGCAGGACGCGATCATTCAGGAAGTGAAAGATTCAGCGCTCCGCGGACGCGGCGGTGCCGGCTTCCCTACCGGGATGAAATGGTCCTTCGTCCCCCGCGATTCGCCAAAGCCGAAGTACATCGTCTGCAATGCTGATGAATCCGAGCCGGGCTCGTTCAAGGACCGCTATCTGCTCGAGTTCGACCCGCATTCGCTGATCGAAGGGATGATCATCGCCGGCTTCGCCCTCGGAGCCGCAACCGGTTACATCTACTACCGCGGCGAGTATAACTATCTTATCCACGTGATGGATGAGGCGTTAAAAGAAGCCCGTGAGGCCGGTCTGCTCGGCGACAACATTTTGGGCTCAGGCTTTTCGATGGACATCCACACCCACACCGGTGCGGGTGCTTACATCTGCGGCGAAGAAACGGCCCTGCTCAGTTCGCTCGAGGGCTTCCGCGGCCATCCGCGGATGAAGCCGCCCTTCCCGGCGGTCGAGGGGCTCTATGCATGTCCGACCATCGTCAATAACGTCGAGACGCTGACCTCCGTCCCGCAGATCATCGAAATGGGCGGCATTGCCTGGCGCGACCTCGGCACAGAAAAGAGCGGCGGGACAAAGCTCTGGTCCATCAGCGGTCACGTCAAGAAACCGGGCGTCTATGAACTTCCGATGGGCTATGCCGATATGGAAAAGTTCATTATGGAAGACTGCGGCGGCATGCTCCGGAGCGATAAAAAGCTTAAGGCAGTTATCCCGGGCGGATCGAGCGTTTACATAATGAACGCCGGCCAGATCCTTGGCCAGGGCGTCACGCTCGACTACGAAGGCCTCGTCGAGGCCGGATCCATGCTCGGCACCGGCGGGATGATGGTGATGGATGAAACGGTCGACATAATGGAGACGACCAAGAATCTCTCGGAGTTTTACAAACACGAATCTTGCGGTTGGTGCACACCCTGCCGCGAGGGCACGGATTGGATCGTCAAGATATTCGACCGCATTGCGGCCGGAGGCGGAAAGCCGAGTGACGCTCAGCTTTTGCTCGATATCTGCGACAACATTGAGGGCAAGTCATTCTGTCCGCTCGGCGATGCGGCCGCGTGGCCGGTCCAGAGCGCGATAAAACAGTTTCCGGATGATTTCAAGAGGTGGATCGCCGGGAAGACCAATGGAAACGGTACTCAGCCGAACAACTGAGAGAGGTAATTATGGGAAAAGGCGATAAACGAACACGGAAAGGAAAGATCTCAGCCGGAAGCTACGGAAAGACCCGCCCGAAAGGCGGCAAGAAAAAGACCGGCGGCCAACCGAAGACCGGCGAATAGGCCTGATTTTGATAATGCCCGGCCGCGGCCGGATGTAAACTCTTAATGTCACAAGAGAAAGTAAAAGTAGTCTTGAACGGAGTGGAGGTCGAGGCCGATAAAGGTGCGGTCCTGATAGATGTTTGTCGTGAGAACGACGAGAACATCCCTTCCTTCTGTTATTACAAGGACCTCGAGCCGCAGGCCTCATGCCGGATGTGCCTTGTCCGCATCGACAAGATGCCGAAGCTCCAAACCTCCTGCACCATAAAGTGTTCGGACGGAATGGTCGTAACGACCGAGAGCCCTGAGATCGAAAAGGCACAGCGGGCGATGGGCGAGTTTCTGCTTGCCAACCATCCGCTCGATTGCCCTGTCTGCGACCGCGGCGGCGAGTGCGAACTGCAAGAGGTCATCTTCGATTGGGGCGACGTCGAAGAGCGTTTTACTGAACGCAAGAACGTCCAGCCCGAGAAATACCTCTCGCCGATCGTTGCTAACGACCCGCAGCGGTGCATTCTCTGCAAACGCTGCACCCGCGTTTGTAACGAATGGATGGGCGAGGACGCCATTGAGGCCGGCAACCGCGGCGTCAATACCGTTATCGGCACCTACGGCGGGTGGCTCAATTGCTCGCAGTGCGGAAACTGCATCGAGGTCTGCCCGACCGGGACGCTTCTCGACGCCGTTTACCGGCATGAAACACGCCCTTGGGAGCTAGACCAGACCGTCTCGACCGATGTTTACAGCTCGGACGGAATGCAGATCTCTATCGGGTCACGTGGCGGCAAGGTGCATCGCATCGTCGCCCGCGACCGTTACGTCAACGGGCTCAACGGCGAGTTCCTCGATGTAAAGGCCCGCTTTGCACACGAATTCATCAATCACCCCGACCGCATCAAGACGCCGATGATCCGCTACTCAAAGGGCGGAAAGCTGATTCCCGCAACCTGGGACGCGGCCATCACGATGATCGCCGATCGGTTTGCCGAGTACGGTTCCGCAGTCGGTGTTATCGCCAGCCCACGGCTGACAAATGAATCGCTCTTCACGCTCGGCCGCTTTGCAAAGGAAGTCGTCAATAGCGACAACCTCGCCGTTGCCGACCCGCTGAGCATGGCCGCCTTTATGGCCAATCTGAGTGCTCCGCTCGCGACGCATAACGATATTCGCTACGCCTCGGCGATCGTCATCATCGGCGGCGAGCCGGAAGAAGAACAGACCTTTACCGCAAAGCAGGTTCGGCAGGCCGTCCGGAACGATGGAGCGAAACTCGTCATGGTCAACGACACGCCGATCAGGCTCCGGGCACAGGCCTCGCAGTTCGTTCACATCAACCCCGCAAGCTACGATGCTTTCGCTCTAGCCTTTGCGGGCGGCGACAGCTCGGCCCTCGATAATGCCGGCGTCGGTTCGGACGAGATCGAAGCGATCCGCACCGTCATCAGCGAAGCCTCGGGCGACGTTGTGATAATGGCCGGGAACCAGCTCTCCGAGGCGGCCCAAGCGGCGATCGCGGCCTCGGCCGGAAGCTTTGCAGGCGAGGGCCGTCGCGTTCTTCTGCATCCGCTTCTGCTTCACAATAATTCAATGGGCGGCGTGGACATACTGCCGTGGGCAAAGCCGGTCGAGGACGTCGTCTCTGCCTCAAAGGCGTTGCTCATCGGCGGCAGCCTATCTGATGCCTCCGTGCTTACGGGCAAGGAATTCGTCGTCGTTCAAGAGCTTTTCGAAACCGAAACGACCGATCATGCCGATGTCGTCCTTCCGGCTGCATCATTTGCCGAGGCGGACGGCACATTCACCAACAACGCCGGCAACGTCCAGCGTGTCCGTAAGTCGATCGACCCCGTCCATCAATCAAAACCCGATTGGATGATCACCTCGCTAATCGCCGCGGAAATGGGCGTCGATCTCGGCTACAACTTCTCTGCCCCGGCCGTGTTTCGGGCTCTAGCTGATGCAGTCCCGGCTTATGAAGGGCTCCGCTATCCGGCGCTCAAGGACGAATCGAACCCGGTCCAGGCAAAATACTCGATCGAGACCGGCCGCGATATCTCAGCGAGCATCGACAAACTAAAAGCGTCTGCGGCGTCGCTGGAGCCCGGCGAAAAGATCACGGAGACGCCGCGAATCGGACATAAACTCCATCGGTTGACGACCATGACGAGCAAGACGGCCCAGTTCCACCTGCTCGCCCACGGCAACCCGAAACCGGATAACCTGCTTGTCGCTCCGCTCGTACAGTTCAACCCAGACGGGACGCCGCGTGAAGAGGCGGAATCGGCCACGGTCGGTATTGCGGACCGTGCTCAAGTTGGAGGGACGAAGTAAATTTTCTATATGGAAACTGCTTTCAAAACGGCTTTTCCGTTGATCGTTTATTCGCTCGGCATTGTTGCGGCGTTTGGCGGCGTGATGATGATCGTCGCGTACACCGTTCTTGCCGAACGCAAGGTGCTCGGCTGGATCCAGGGCCGCATCGGGCCGAACCGCGTTGGCCCTTGGGGCGTGCTCCAGCCATTTGCCGATCTGCTCAAGTTCATCCTTAAGGAAGACCTTACCCCGGATAAATCGACCAAGTTCGTATATTTTCTAGCTCCGATCGTAGCTTTGACGGCGGCATTTCTGCCGATGGTGGTTTATCCCTTCGGCCCGCCGCTCAGCGATCCGCTCAGTTGGTTGGTTCCCTATCTGCCGGTCGTTCCGCTTGGTGCGGAACCGAACATCGTCGCATGGATCGCCGAGCAGGCCAAAAACATGCCGCTGACCATCGCCCGGATCGATATCGGTGTGCTTTTCGTTCTGGCGGTCACCTCGGTCGGTGTTTACGGCATCGCTCTGGCGGGATGGTCGTCCAACAACAAATATTCGCTGATGGGCGGACTTCGCTCTTCGGCCCAGATGATCTCTTACGAGCTTGCGATGGGAGCCTCGGTGCTCGGCGTCGTAATGCTCGCCGGAACGCTCGACCTCAACGGCATCATCAACGCCCAGGCAAATTCGCCGTGGTACATGCGTTGGTTCATCATCCCGCAGTTCATTGGCTTTATCGTGTTTTTGATCTCCGCATTTGCGGAAACGAACCGGGTGCCGTTTGACCTGCCCGAGGCTGAGACCGAACTCGTCGCCGGTTTCCATACCGAGTATTCGGCACTCAAGTTCGCGC includes:
- a CDS encoding thiazole synthase; protein product: MDCGFTLAGKTFGSRLIIGTGKYRSFDEMKAAHRASGAEMVTVAVNRVPLDRKTESFLDHLDPAMQILPNTAGCYDAEHAIRTSRLAREALETDWIKLEVIGDPVTLLPDNEQTLEAARVLVKEGFIVLPYFSDDLIMAKKLLDAGCPAVMPLAAPIGSGLGVQNPANLRIMREQLPDATIIVDAGVGVPSDAAIAMELGADAILMNTAIAEAGDAAQMATAMKLAVEAGRLAYLSGRMPKRLYASASSPIAGAIR
- a CDS encoding four helix bundle protein, yielding MKITRHQELEVYRKAFAAAMLIFELTKRFPKEETYSMTDQIRRSSRSVCANLAEAWRKRRYEAAFIAKLNDAEGEAAETQTWLEFAVKCEYIERDIATELYRSFDEVIAMLVSMAANSKQWVFANKPAPRR
- the thiS gene encoding sulfur carrier protein ThiS — its product is MVTIILNGEKKEIESEVTLDRLLDLFSLPRQRVAVELNKEVISRKDWKQTTVSSEDRIEVVHFVGGG
- the ndhC gene encoding NADH-quinone oxidoreductase subunit A — encoded protein: MATFNLMDYAPIGLMFIVALGFGLSQLLVTQLIGPRKRTATKLMPYECGKDPVGSARDRFSIKFYVVAVTFLLFDLEILFMIPFAVAFKSLLGIEKMTGVMYGTIAFIGIMIFLATVVIGLVYDWKKGAFDWSSQARASARLRRSRCENRGQRG
- a CDS encoding NADH-quinone oxidoreductase subunit B encodes the protein MGLENKIFESLPDVLTVKLDAVVNWARKSSLWPATFGLACCAIEMMNTVSARNDLSRFGAETFRASPRQADVMIVSGRVSRKMAPVLRRIYDQMPEPKWVISMGACATSGGVFDNYAIVQGVDKIVPVDVYVPGCPPRPEMLVHAITMLQDKIMKESVKDRTDTIESESRESLVPGTLPVTEGTALERETEVEVAQNNVSRPYTIPSRHERRRSF
- a CDS encoding NADH-quinone oxidoreductase subunit C, with product MTEKLHEFVETLKIANPEWVGDVKDALGEVTVTVPREHIFAACEFLRDSLGFDLLADLCGCDRGPEEEPRFEVNYHLFSTTHHKRLRLKVLLSEDDPNVESVVPIWKTADWHERETFDLVGVIFENHPDLRRILLPSDFDGHALRKDYPLRGYEPMTSAVETIAADFDAIDEPV
- a CDS encoding TonB family protein encodes the protein MKSPVLQAFGLNLLFSAAVLLLLFDVAAAGQNKTCGLSLKVVDAVGKKEIAEAYAEAYASELSRAFYAYPEGSNHTFENLESGYYLFTVQKRGYKVSRYFKHLDCSDLELDRKESILIPLHEGNISEQEDVTPRPNATTSGSSRFTDVGKKPSLEDLARLANYLNFLAAELGRPNYPPAARAVKAAGLVTVHVIVNEKGEIESAEAWTGHPLLRAAAKQAAQKSRFDPVLVRNKPIKIQGFIVYNFVP
- a CDS encoding NAD(P)H-dependent oxidoreductase subunit E, translated to MRSHLAKYPSDRTRSALIPLLFVIQRERGYVDNPGVNFLAKFLNLEVTDVWETATFYSMFNLRKVGRHHIQICKTLSCKIMGEPDITDHICSKLGIHPGETTADGKFTVSLVECLGSCGTAPMMQIGFDYHEDLTVEKVDGILASLK
- a CDS encoding type II toxin-antitoxin system HicB family antitoxin, producing MSNIYKLPLVLEPQPEGGWTITCPILPGLITEADTVEEIDVNVHDALEALIEGYHDLGQPLPEVLRPLSTNVPVMTDALLELKAA
- a CDS encoding type II toxin-antitoxin system HicA family toxin, whose product is MRYREVTKKLSKLGCLETSSSGRSGGSHRKWYNPFQSPIVVVSVPDWGSKDLKTGTLRRIVKDLGFDWEEFTSA
- a CDS encoding nuclear transport factor 2 family protein translates to MTNGELIKGVYDAFATGDVPGVLGAFDPNISWTEAAGFMYAGTYEGPQAVLKNVFMRLGTEWEGFAAVPEKIVDGGDGNVIATGTYSGKFNETGKTTKVPFAHEWEIRDGKVVRFRQHTDTLMIHRDLGL
- the lepB gene encoding signal peptidase I — translated: MRIWRSNDRQQEAKMRLVFALILLIFVCCLVGCSGVAYRLPGSNMAPTITPDDMAVVNPVHYTFNDVERFDIVVFEAPEEIKLISREPGMRLMMRVIGLPGEVVELSDGEVLINGKKLIQEFDVTIERKNFWADNR